The Pelmatolapia mariae isolate MD_Pm_ZW linkage group LG10_11, Pm_UMD_F_2, whole genome shotgun sequence genome includes a region encoding these proteins:
- the slc13a2 gene encoding solute carrier family 13 member 2, with protein MALYWCTECMPLAVTALLPVVLFPMMGIMKGGEVSIEYLKDSNMLFIGGLLVAIAVEHWNLHKRIALRVLLLVGVRPSLLMIGFMSVSAFLSMWISNTATTAMMLPIAHAVLQQLKDTEIHANERDLQAQAADNHAFELEVQTKPETIHERDTQDPVYVHDTQREFREKAIEAKYDLLTKGMSLSVCYSASIGGTATLTGTTPNLILKGQMDEIFPNNTDVINFASWFGFCFPSMVLMLVLAWFWLHFMFLGFNLKKSFGCGEKSESDRAAYAVMKVEYKKLGCIKFAEVAVLILFILLVLLWFFREPGFMPGWATVLFNKDAVYVTDGTVAILMASLFFVIPSQLPFGNYGYTNEGKRIKAPPALLTWKVVHERMPWNVVLLLGGGFALAAGSEVSNLSKWLGENLSPLQTIPPFAISLVLSLLIATFTECSSNTATTTLFLPILASMAQNIKLHPLYVMLPCTIAASLAFMLPVATPPNAIAFSFGNLKVLDMVKAGFMLNIIGILCINLAINTWGRVMFNLDTFPDWANTTDSEP; from the exons GTCAGTATTGAGTATCTGAAAGACTCGAACATGCTGTTCATCGGAGGTCTGCTGGTGGCCATCGCGGTCGAACACTGGAACCTCCATAAACGAATCGCTCTCCGGGTTTTGCTGCTGGTTGGTGTTCGTCCATCACT GTTAATGATTGGCTTCATGAGCGTCTCGGCGTTCCTGTCCATGTGGATCAGCAACACAGCCACCACAGCCATGATGCTACCAATCGCACATGCTGTGCTCCAGCAGCTGAAAGATACAGAGATCCATGCAAATGAGCGTGATCTCCAGGCCCAAGCTGCGGACAACCACGCATTTGAGCTGGAAGTTCAAACCAAGCCGGAGACGATACACgaaagagacacacaggatcctGTGT ATGTACATGACACACAGCGAGAGTTCAGAGAAAAAGCCATAGAAGCGAAGTATGACCTTCTGACCAAAGGGATGAGTCTTAGTGTGTGTTACTCTGCCAGCATTGGAGGCACGGCCACGCTCACAGGGACCACGCCTAATCTCATCCTCAAGGGCCAAATGGACGA gATCTTCCCTAACAATACTGATGTGATCAACTTTGCCAgctggtttggtttttgttttcccaGCATGGTGCTCATGCTGGTGCTCGCCTGGTTCTGGCTTCATTTTATGTTCCTGGGCTTCAA TTTGAAGAAGTCATTTGGCTGTGGTGAGAAAAGTGAAAGCGACAGAGCGGCATACGCAGTGATGAAGGTGGAGTACAAGAAGCTGGGATGTATCAAGTTTGCAGAGGTGGCGGTGCTCATCCTCTTTATCTTGCTCGTGCTTCTGTGGTTTTTCAGAGAGCCGGGCTTCATGCCTGGCTGGGCCACAGTGCTGTTCAATAAGGATGCTGT GTATGTGACAGACGGAACGGTTGCCATCCTAATGGCATCGCTCTTCTTCGTCATCCCCTCTCAGCTGCCGTTTGGCAattatggatacacaaatgaaG GTAAGAGGATAAAGGCTCCACCGGCTCTGTTGACCTGGAAGGTGGTTCATGAACGAATGCCCTGGAATGTAGTGCTGCTGTTGGGGGGAGGTTTTGCTCTTGCTGCTGGCAGTGAG GTATCAAATCTATCCAAGTGGTTGGGAGAAAACCTGTCACCTCTTCAGACTATTCCCCCCTTTGCTATCTCACTGGTGCTTTCCCTACTTATTGCCACATTCACCGAGTGCTCCAGTAACACAGCTACCACCACCCTGTTCCTGCCCATATTGGCGTCAATG GCCCAAAATATTAAGCTCCACCCACTCTACGTGATGCTGCCCTGCACCATTGCTGCCTCTCTGGCCTTCATGCTACCTGTGGCCACACCACCCAATGCCATTGCCTTTTCTTTTGGAAACCTCAAAGTCCTAGATATG GTGAAAGCTGGTTTCATGCTCAACATCATCGGGATCCTGTGCATTAATTTAGCCATCAACACCTGGGGAAGAGTCATGTTTAACTTGGACACTTTTCCAGATTGGGCCAACACTACAGATAGTGAACCTTGA
- the unc119b gene encoding protein unc-119 homolog B: MSYSCTSRGNSQDPSSAKKPAGSNPARDAGGTDSGTDSTSNGSPKQTAAMKVKKGCNSTDVGVPVTTEEQLLASTVITPEDVLGLQKITENYLCSPEENIYNIDFTRFKIRDMETGTVLFEITKPPSADKASEKRDIDPNAGRFVRYQFTPAFLRLRQVGATVEFTVGDRPIENFRMIERHYFREKLLKSFDFEFGFCMPSSKNTCEHIYEFPPLSEDIIREMILHPYETQSDSFYFVDNKLVMHNKADYSYNGGT, encoded by the exons ATGAGCTATTCTTGCACCAGCAGAGGCAACAGCCAGGACCCATCAAGCGCTAAGAAGCCCGCCGGTAGTAATCCAGCCAGAGACGCCGGAGGCACCGACAGCGGCACAGACAGCACGAGTAACGGCAGCCCCAAGCAGACGGCGGCGATGAAAGTGAAGAAAGGCTGCAACTCGACCGACGTGGGGGTCCCGGTGACCACCGAGGAGCAACTGCTCGCCAGCACTGTGATCACTCCGGAGGATGTTCTTGGCTTGCAGAAGATCACAGAGA ATTATTTGTGTAGCCCAGAGGAGAACATTTACAACATCGACTTCACCAGGTTCAAGATCAGAGATATGGAGACCGGCACAGTGCTGTTTGAAATCACCAAACCCCCGTCTGCAG ATAAAGCAAGTGAGAAGAGGGATATTGACCCAAATGCCGGCCGATTCGTCCGTTACCAGTTCACCCCTGCGTTTCTCCGACTGCGGCAAGTTGGAGCCAC tgTTGAGTTCACAGTCGGAGACAGACCGATAGAGAATTTCAGGATGATTGAGAGGCACTATTTCAGAGAGAAGTTGCTCAAGAGTTTTGACTTTGAGTTTGGCTTCTGCATGCCCAGCAGCAAGAACACCTGTGAACACATCTATGAGTTCCCACCTCTGTCTGAAGACATCA TCAGAGAGATGATCCTGCACCCGTATGAGACACAGTCGGACAGCTTCTACTTTGTGGACAATAAGTTGGTGATGCACAACAAGGCAGACTACTCGTACAATGGCGGGACGTAG